The genomic stretch GACTTAAACGGGAAAATTGTCGCCACACCCTCACGGGCTTGCACTCATGACATTTCTTTACAGATCTTAATGCATGAGCAAGGCCTAAAGATGGAAAGTCAAGGGGGAACGGTTAAGCAAGTAACTCAAAAGCCTGCAGATATGATGACCCTGTTCCAACAAAAGCAACTGGATGCGGCTATTGTTTCAGAACCATGGGCTGCCCAAATGGAAGCAAAAGTAGGAGCAAAAGTGATCGTGGATGCCCAAGATATGCCCTGGGAAGGCAAATTGCCAAGTACGGTTCTCGTTGCCTCGAAGAAATTTGTGAGTGAAAATCCAGAGATTGTTAAAGCTATTCTTAAAGGTCATGTGGCTGCTGTAGATTTTGTAAAAACAAGTCCAGATGAAGCCATTACGTTAACACAGAAGAACTTAGCTGAATTAGCCAAGCAAGAATTGCCCATTGAAATCCTGGAAAAGTCCTTTGCACGAACTGAAATAACCTATGAGGTCGATGCAAATATTCTTAACGAGATGGAACAATGGTCAAAAGACTTAGGATTAGTCCAAGGAAATACGGATGTAACCGGTTTAGTCGATCTCACCTTACTGAATGAAGTTCTTAAGAAATAATTCTTATTCGAATTAATTTACCTGCCAAAGAAGGGATTTTGATTATGAAAATTGTAGAGAGTATCACTGAGCTTATTGGGGGAACACCGATCGTCAAGTTAAATCA from Desulfitobacterium dichloroeliminans LMG P-21439 encodes the following:
- a CDS encoding aliphatic sulfonate ABC transporter substrate-binding protein, coding for MKLNLKKIKRPIAVILASSLVFLAGCGTTKTTSENSELSSVKLGYFPNVTHASAMIGVERGFFQAELGEKVKLETTQFPNGSLLMDALTTGQIDMGYVGPEPAIARYLQGGDVVVLSGAANGGNVLVAAKDSNINSISDLNGKIVATPSRACTHDISLQILMHEQGLKMESQGGTVKQVTQKPADMMTLFQQKQLDAAIVSEPWAAQMEAKVGAKVIVDAQDMPWEGKLPSTVLVASKKFVSENPEIVKAILKGHVAAVDFVKTSPDEAITLTQKNLAELAKQELPIEILEKSFARTEITYEVDANILNEMEQWSKDLGLVQGNTDVTGLVDLTLLNEVLKK